The DNA segment GCCGTATTCAAACTTGTTTTCAATACGGAAGCACGGCCAGACCGTTTAGAAGAAGGGTTTCCTCAAAAACGCTGTGATGctgtaaacattttaaaacataaCTATTGACAGTGAGTTGCTTTTCATAAACGTATCCGATACTGTTTTGATAACTAATACCGCTTTATTCCATCAAGTATGTATATGTTATTGTAAATCAGGTAATGCTAGTTTGAATAACAGGGTGATAACTGAAAGCTTTCTTAGGTCCTTGAGACAACAAACATGCTGACGTTATATTGTGTTTTCCTTTTCAGTTTTGTTATATTATTGACAggataatttaaataatttccGCAAAACCTGTGAACTTACACCTGACTTTTTGAATGGACCCTTTTAAATAAATCTATTCACACTTGAAATTATGTGTCAGTTTCCGTTGAGTTTAAAGCATATATCGTTATTGtaattaacattttaacattgtttttACTGTCGTTTTCGAAGACTACACTCTTGCAATGGCTGCCAGAGGTGCAAAGGATGCTATTGTTAACAAGTTGGGCTTTAAATCAAATGGCTCCAAGATGGAATTGGAGCTTGATAAACTCCGCAGAGAAAATGCACATCTTAAGAAGAACTTGGATGAAATGTCCAGACGGCATGGACATGGAAAGCACTCCGATTCGGACAAAACGAAACTACTCGAGGTATGTCACCTGCAGCAACATTAACTTGATACATGAATATTAAGAGGGGGCCTATGTAAAGAGGATCCTGTACAGACGAACCTAACAAATATGAATAAAAATCGAACCCCACAGGGCGAGGACCTCgtcctgtttttgtttattattattgttgtattATATTACAAATTTGGGGAGTTAATTGGTTGTTATTGTGGGCATGGAATGAAATTATAGACCTAAATGTTCTCCATCGTTCTCTATTTTTGTCGCATTTCCTTTCAGAGGATCGTATCTCTGGAGACCTTGAGGGAGAGGAACTCCCAACAGCTCCTGTCGAAGGACCAGGAGATCGCAACGCTCCGACAACAGCTGCGCTCGGCGCAGGGCGAGGTGGTCGCGTCGTTGCACTCCCAGCTGgatgagaagaagaaagaggccgagcagagagagaaactctTCCAGTCGCTGACTGTAGAGACGGAGAACCTGAAGAACAGGTTGGCCTCAGTGACGGAAAGATGCCAGGCCCTGGAGAAGCGTGACCCCGCTGCACAGGTGAGAGAACCAATCATTCAAAtgacttttgtttgtttggtttcgGAGGAAAATGCTAGTAGGCTAcctaactattttaagaaattCCTTAGATATGTTGTctaaatgtaatgtttttttttgtgtccgGAAGATGGCTTTATCCAAAGCAATATTTCAGAATTGAAATTCAAATAATACCATGTAAGGGGTAATAACgcatttgaaatgcatctcGCAGcgtttagtttcactttcacccAACGGAAGCACCATAACGTTTCAGGATAAAGGCCTAAGTAAATGCGAAATGATAATGATGGGCATATTTTATTCACCTGTTGACAATTGGGAAAATGTACGTTTTCTGAGATAAAATATTGCTTGCAGAGGAATTTCTCCGATGattgggtaggctatattctttATTAATTCAAATATTATGTCAGAGCCCTTATGTCAATGGAATCCTGTTGCATAATAATCACCAGTAGGTGGCAGCATGGCCACTCAAAAGAAGGATGAAACGTCCCTGTAGTTAGTGCGATGGTGACTATATGTCAAATGATAAAATAACATGATGCTCCTCAGTGTGGGTGAACACTTAGACATAACCTTaataattatttgtttttaaaaaatgttgaaCAAATGTTTGGCGCTTTTTATAGAATTAATCAGTTAATCAACAAATCAGTCTGTCACAACTATGCTGGTTTGGTAAATCAGTTAGAAGGAAGCTGGAAAACTGCTGTATGTTGAACAATACTCCAGGTGACATCATTATAGTAATTCCCAAAGCCTTCCTCGAGTGCTGGGAGACACTGGGCAGACTTTCTTAAATCCATAATCACTAACAGTCAGTCAAGAAGAAGGGAATCCCCGGTCATCTGCGCATCCCAGGAATGATGACCATCTGACCCCTAAAGCATGCTAATATTTGTTCTAAGCAACTATGGGATGGTTTGACCCCGCAAGTTTAAAGTTGACAGGCTTATAGTTAAACACGAACAGACTTAACCGTTTATGAGAGGCTCAAGAGGCATTACTGCGGATGAGCCCGGCAGTTGAGTAGTTATGATTGGCCCTGTCAATCAGACAAAGATGGAAAGGCTATGAGACGATAATAGGATGAGAAGGAGACTAGGGGTGTAGCGGTACAGAGTGAGATTTTTCTCGGGGTGGGACAGACAGTGTCATTTACTCATGGTCGACAGGCAGATAAACCTCCAGATTATTGATATGTTTTCCATGGTAGTCTGCTGCAAGGCCCTGTAATAAAGTGGCGGTAGATTAAAACTGTCAGGGTCATTTCATCATCAGTTCACAAACACTGACTGAGAAACAGTATACACAAGTATTTTGTACATGATTAagtatttttcttttctgtggCAGGTCCAGACTGGTGATGTGGCAGTGATCCAGGACCAGCTGAGAGATGTAATAGAATAACACCGTCATATCCATCAGCGCATATGTCTTCATAGCTGTGCATCATGTAACTCCACTGGCTGTAGCTAATTGAAGGCCTCTGGAGTCCTTTTTAGAAATGATCTCTCACACCATTTCCTTCCATTCTGTACAACATGTAAAATTCATGTATTCAATCGTTCACCATACCACTATAATACATAGTTAATGTAGAGAAAGCCTCTGTGCGCGCAGCATACAGTGTTATCTGAAttgaccccccccctccctccatgctgGTTGTTGTGTAACAGGCCCTTGAGAAGAACCAGCACTGGCTGGTGTACGACCAGCAGCGGGAGGCCTACGTCCAGGGGCTGCTGGCCCGGACCCAGGAGCTGGAGCAGCAGCTCAGCCGACCCAACCAGACTTTCCCGCAGCAGGGCAAAGAGGGCCCTTCAGAGGGTAAGGACACTCCCACACACCCAGGCCTGTGCAGGACCAGAGGAGCCCTATTCTGGAACATTGCAGCATGCACTGACCAAAACTGTTGTTGCTGAGCATATCTTGTGCTTGTCATGTTGATTTCACACTGCTTGATTTCCTCGTTTGTGACGATACATCAGTTTGCTAATTTTATTactaaacaccttttgtacaaCATTGCTAAAACTTGACATGACAGCGCTCATATGGCTTACACCctgtgttctctcctctctttttctctctctctcttttttttcctctctctctctctctctttttctctctctttctctccagcgAACAAGACCACCACGGCTGCCCAGCAGGAGCAGCTGCTGAAACAGCTGCAGGAGGCGCAGAGGGAGGCCGGTACACTGAGGGAGAAGGTAGGACTGCTCATCCCAGTAGGCCTCATAGATATAGAAACCTAGATACTATCTTCGCCATTCAGACATATGCCTACGTGACACAACATATCGAGGTGGTCATTCCACTTAATGTGTATTGAAAAAATGCTGTCTTCTCTCTCAATACTCATTGAGCAGGTTGTGACCGccccaatatggccgccaaacAGACACGTTGTGGCCACATAGAAACAGCAAACAATGTGGCATctagttttctatttatatgGTTGGCTTACCAGCTTCTCACCTTTTCTTCACTCCTCAATATTCTTccccttttctcttcttctATTGTGTTCTTCATACTCCAGCTTCAGAGAGATGGGTCTCCTCTTGTCTGCTGGGGTTGGCTAAAATGTTATTCCATGTTACAAGGGAGTTTAACTTTTGCACTTGTTCTAATGGGCTTTAGGCCTTTGAAACTGTAATGTATCTTTTCTTTATCAATAACATTATATGAGTCATACAATACAAGGAACTGTAATAGAACTACATTGAAATCagagtgaatgaataaaactGCATTGTTATCAGATTGAATGACTAAAAACTGCCCCCTAACCGACTCCCAGGCGATGCAGGCTGAGCGGGAGCTGGCGGAGCTGAGGCAGCGGTCAGGCCGGGTGGAGGGGGAGGCGCAGGCGGAGCGGCAGAGGAGCGGGCAGGCCAGCCGGGAGGCCCAGGAGCAGCGGGAGAGGGCGGCCAAGGCGGAGCGAGAGGCCGAGGGCTTGCGGGAGAAGGTAGTGCGGGCCCAGGAGGAGGCGCGCGGCCTGAGGGGGAGGTACGAGGAGAAGCGAAGAGAGCTGGAGAACGCCGACACGCTCCTGGAGGAGGAGCGGAAGAGGGCGTCCGATCTACtcttacaggtgtgtgtgtgtgtgtgtgtgtgtttttgtgtgtgtgcattgatgaGAGGTGTATGCTCTCTTTTGTATGGCTAGGACTATGTAGGTACGTATGATATGACATAGTAACATAGCAGTCTTCACCAGAGTAAATACAGTTGTGTGCAGAATAATAGCAGTGTGTTTTAAGAAATTGAATAAAGCTCAAAATCCTTAGAATAGCTGTTAATTCCAGAATATAAATGCATTGGGAACACtgcacattcaatttcaaataaaaacatgaccaaaattgatcaaGCTTGTGTTATACCtttacagaaagtgaagaaaaccATATAAGAAAAAGAATGTTAGGCAGGCAAAAAAAAccatgtttgcatttttcttttACTGACTTCAGTGTACTGTGGCTTGAATTCAGTGCATGTGGATCGTTGGACAAACTGTCTGCGGCCCCCATGCACTGAATTCAAGCCACAGTGCACTGTGAAGACAGTAAAGCATGGTGGTGCACAATTCATGTTATGGGGATGTTTCTCATACTGTGGTGTTGGACCTATTTATCACACACCAGAGATCATGGATCAGTTTCAATACATCAACATATTTGAAGGGTCATGCTGTCTTATGCTGAAGAGGACATGCCTTTGAAATGGGTGTTTCAACAAGACaatgacccaaaacacaccagtaAGCGAGCAAAGTCTTGGTTCCAGACTAACAAGATTGACGCTATGGAGTGGCCAGCCCGAtccccagacctcaatcctataGAAAACTTGTGAGGTGACATCAAAAATGCTGTTTCTGAGGCAA comes from the Alosa alosa isolate M-15738 ecotype Scorff River chromosome 22, AALO_Geno_1.1, whole genome shotgun sequence genome and includes:
- the cep55l gene encoding centrosomal protein of 55 kDa; the encoded protein is MAARGAKDAIVNKLGFKSNGSKMELELDKLRRENAHLKKNLDEMSRRHGHGKHSDSDKTKLLERIVSLETLRERNSQQLLSKDQEIATLRQQLRSAQGEVVASLHSQLDEKKKEAEQREKLFQSLTVETENLKNRLASVTERCQALEKRDPAAQVQTGDVAVIQDQLRDALEKNQHWLVYDQQREAYVQGLLARTQELEQQLSRPNQTFPQQGKEGPSEANKTTTAAQQEQLLKQLQEAQREAGTLREKAMQAERELAELRQRSGRVEGEAQAERQRSGQASREAQEQRERAAKAEREAEGLREKVVRAQEEARGLRGRYEEKRRELENADTLLEEERKRASDLLLQVCVCVCVCFCKHQSRFSEPSSYTRLERLTVDDPTSPSKVLDESFLECPKCHTTYPTSQHRELLTHIDYCCA